From the Leifsonia sp. AG29 genome, one window contains:
- a CDS encoding FUSC family protein codes for MSVEVGLRAAVAVAVPLLLLHAAGRLDLAAYATFGAFTALYGRNEPYRLRIRSVTVAGVAMLVSIAVGVGVALAGEPLALLALLLVVVVAAGTILATAFQLLPSQPLFFVFALLVCAAVPTPPREALPRIALAAAVAAFSWLLTLSGWAIRRTVGGRASGTASRPDGGSRTEGLLGSSGLLKELRRRPGVDLGAAKDWRVWLTVAQNVVGVLLAGAIALFFGLGHAYWAVVSVVAVIPPARAAHSVSRSVHRIIGTVAGVVVAAAVLAWSPPALLVIAVIVVCQFFAEMLVGRSYGWALVFITPMALAVSHLASPAPLGVLLLDRVLETVLGAGIGIALVLLARLVERSRASNRRSA; via the coding sequence ATGAGCGTCGAAGTGGGACTCCGTGCGGCCGTCGCCGTCGCGGTGCCCCTCCTGTTGCTTCATGCGGCCGGTCGGCTCGATCTGGCGGCTTACGCGACGTTCGGTGCGTTCACCGCGCTGTACGGCCGGAACGAGCCGTATCGCCTGCGCATCCGGAGCGTCACGGTCGCCGGCGTCGCCATGCTCGTCAGCATCGCCGTCGGCGTCGGTGTGGCGCTGGCCGGCGAGCCGCTCGCCCTGCTCGCGCTGCTCCTCGTGGTGGTCGTCGCGGCCGGGACCATCCTCGCGACCGCCTTCCAGCTGCTGCCCTCCCAACCCTTGTTCTTCGTCTTCGCCCTGCTGGTGTGCGCCGCCGTGCCGACGCCTCCCCGCGAGGCCCTGCCGAGGATCGCGCTGGCGGCCGCGGTCGCTGCGTTCTCGTGGCTGCTCACCCTGTCGGGGTGGGCGATCCGGCGGACGGTCGGTGGGCGCGCGTCCGGGACCGCCTCCCGCCCGGACGGAGGCTCGCGCACGGAGGGACTCCTCGGCTCGTCCGGCCTGCTGAAGGAGCTGAGGCGCCGACCCGGCGTCGATCTGGGTGCGGCGAAGGACTGGCGTGTCTGGCTGACCGTGGCGCAGAACGTGGTCGGCGTCCTCCTCGCCGGTGCGATCGCGCTGTTCTTCGGTCTGGGTCACGCTTACTGGGCGGTCGTGAGCGTCGTCGCCGTGATCCCGCCCGCCCGCGCCGCGCACTCGGTGTCTCGTTCGGTGCACCGCATCATCGGGACAGTCGCGGGCGTGGTGGTCGCCGCGGCGGTGCTGGCGTGGTCGCCGCCCGCGCTCCTGGTGATCGCTGTGATCGTCGTCTGCCAGTTCTTCGCCGAGATGCTCGTCGGGCGGTCCTACGGGTGGGCGCTGGTGTTCATCACGCCGATGGCCCTCGCCGTGTCGCATCTGGCGAGCCCCGCACCGCTGGGCGTTCTGCTGCTCGACCGCGTGCTCGAGACCGTCCTGGGGGCGGGGATCGGCATCGCGCTCGTCCTGCTGGCCCGACTCGTGGAGCGCTCTCGAGCGTCAAACCGTCGTTCGGCTTAG
- the sucC gene encoding ADP-forming succinate--CoA ligase subunit beta: MDLYEYQARDLFEKYGVPVLPGIVADTPEEVRAAAEKLGGVTVVKAQVKTGGRGKAGGVKVAKTADDAEEAAKAILGLDIKGHVVRRVMVAGGARIAREFYFSVLLDRANRSYLSLTSVEGGMEIEQLAVEKPEALARVEVDPIQGIDSAKATEIARTAGFPDELVEKVADVFVKLYEVYKGEDATLVEVNPLVLTEEGDIIALDGKVTLDDNAGFRHLYHGALEDKADADPLEAKAKASDLNYVKLDGQVGIIGNGAGLVMSTLDVVAYAGENHKGVKPANFLDIGGGASAEVMAAGLDVILNDPQVKSVFVNVFGGITACDAVANGIVKALEILGDEANKPLVVRLDGNNVEEGRRILTEANHPLVTLALTMDEGADKAAELAAK, translated from the coding sequence GTGGATCTATACGAGTACCAGGCCAGAGACCTGTTTGAGAAGTACGGGGTCCCGGTGCTGCCGGGCATCGTCGCGGACACGCCCGAGGAGGTGCGCGCCGCGGCCGAGAAGCTCGGCGGCGTCACCGTCGTCAAGGCGCAGGTCAAGACCGGAGGCCGCGGCAAGGCCGGCGGCGTCAAGGTCGCGAAGACCGCCGACGACGCCGAGGAGGCCGCCAAGGCCATCCTGGGCCTCGACATCAAGGGCCACGTCGTCCGCCGCGTGATGGTGGCCGGCGGAGCGCGCATCGCGCGCGAGTTCTACTTCTCGGTGCTCCTCGACCGCGCCAACCGGTCGTACCTGTCGCTCACGAGCGTCGAGGGCGGCATGGAGATCGAGCAGCTCGCCGTCGAGAAGCCCGAGGCGCTCGCCCGCGTCGAGGTCGACCCGATCCAGGGGATCGACTCGGCGAAGGCGACCGAGATCGCCCGCACTGCGGGCTTCCCCGACGAGCTCGTCGAGAAGGTCGCCGACGTCTTCGTGAAGCTCTACGAGGTCTACAAGGGCGAGGACGCGACCCTGGTCGAGGTCAACCCGCTGGTTCTCACAGAGGAGGGCGACATCATCGCCCTCGACGGCAAGGTCACCCTCGACGACAACGCCGGCTTCCGCCACCTCTACCACGGGGCGCTGGAGGACAAGGCCGACGCCGATCCGCTGGAGGCGAAGGCCAAGGCCTCCGACCTCAACTACGTCAAGCTCGACGGCCAGGTCGGCATCATCGGCAACGGCGCGGGCCTCGTCATGTCGACCCTCGACGTGGTCGCTTACGCCGGCGAGAACCACAAGGGCGTCAAGCCCGCGAACTTCCTCGACATCGGAGGCGGCGCCTCCGCCGAGGTCATGGCCGCCGGTCTCGATGTCATCCTGAACGACCCGCAGGTCAAGAGCGTGTTCGTGAACGTGTTCGGCGGCATCACCGCGTGCGACGCGGTCGCGAACGGCATCGTCAAGGCGCTCGAGATCCTCGGCGACGAGGCCAACAAGCCGCTCGTCGTGCGTCTCGACGGCAACAACGTCGAGGAGGGGCGCCGCATCCTCACCGAGGCGAACCACCCGCTGGTCACCCTCGCGCTCACCATGGACGAGGGCGCCGACAAGGCCGCCGAGCTGGCAGCGAAGTAA
- a CDS encoding Bax inhibitor-1/YccA family protein: MALNNPAFSTNPAFNGNGRAATTVSAENLEQMYQAPSATAVETDRMTVEDTIAKTAFCFVLLLIGAGIGWFVPALAIPAALIGFVLALVNIFKKKPSPALVLSYAGVEGIFVGAISMVFEAQWPGVVVQAVIATFAVVGVTLALFASGKIRASAKATKVFLIAITGYVVYSLINVGLMLFGVTNNPFGLSGSVEIFGIKLGVILGILVVLMGAYSLVLDFDFIQRGVQNRAPRAFGWSGAFGIMVTVIWLYLEILRLLAISRD; this comes from the coding sequence ATGGCACTCAACAATCCGGCCTTCTCGACCAACCCGGCGTTCAACGGCAACGGCCGGGCCGCCACCACGGTCAGCGCTGAGAACCTGGAGCAGATGTACCAGGCGCCGTCGGCCACGGCCGTCGAAACGGACAGGATGACCGTCGAGGACACGATCGCGAAGACCGCGTTCTGCTTCGTCCTCCTGCTGATCGGCGCGGGCATCGGCTGGTTCGTGCCGGCCCTGGCGATTCCCGCGGCGCTCATCGGCTTCGTGCTGGCGCTCGTCAACATCTTCAAGAAGAAGCCCTCCCCGGCTCTCGTGCTCAGCTACGCGGGCGTCGAGGGCATCTTCGTCGGCGCGATCTCGATGGTCTTCGAGGCGCAGTGGCCCGGCGTCGTCGTCCAGGCGGTCATCGCGACCTTCGCGGTGGTCGGAGTCACGCTCGCGCTGTTCGCGTCCGGCAAGATCCGCGCGTCCGCCAAGGCGACCAAGGTCTTCCTCATCGCGATCACCGGGTACGTCGTGTACTCGCTGATCAACGTCGGCCTGATGCTGTTCGGCGTCACGAACAACCCGTTCGGGCTGAGCGGCAGCGTCGAGATCTTCGGCATCAAGCTCGGCGTCATCCTCGGCATCCTCGTCGTGCTGATGGGCGCCTACTCCCTGGTGCTCGACTTCGACTTCATCCAGCGCGGCGTCCAGAACCGCGCACCGCGCGCCTTCGGCTGGTCCGGAGCCTTCGGCATCATGGTCACCGTGATCTGGCTCTACCTCGAGATCCTCCGTCTGCTCGCCATCTCGCGCGACTGA
- a CDS encoding oxygenase MpaB family protein encodes MTSVPGHPTALAEIAGESLSLLGGGRALLLQIAHPSVGRGVAEHSDFAGRMLDRLHGTITFVYASVFATPEEFAEVKRAVDRAHGPVRGPADGPSPAYSAFDPELQLWVAATLYQTMIELHERFFGALEPATADAVYRDFTRLGLNLQVRSSQWPASRAAFDEYWHSMIGRLTVTEEARAIAAELLRPTRLPVWLRAVFPQVRLVTAGLLPDSVREQYGIPWDDDRRRRFERWMHWAVLVYRRLPKAARTAPRELYLRRMRRALREKALSRTTV; translated from the coding sequence GTGACCTCAGTACCCGGACATCCGACGGCCCTCGCCGAGATCGCGGGCGAGTCGCTGTCGCTGCTCGGAGGCGGTCGGGCGCTCCTCCTCCAGATCGCGCACCCCTCCGTGGGGCGCGGCGTGGCCGAGCACAGCGACTTCGCGGGGAGGATGCTCGATCGTCTGCACGGCACGATCACCTTCGTCTACGCCTCGGTGTTCGCGACGCCGGAGGAGTTCGCCGAGGTCAAGCGGGCGGTCGACCGGGCTCACGGGCCGGTGCGCGGTCCGGCGGATGGGCCCAGTCCCGCCTACTCGGCCTTCGACCCCGAGCTGCAGCTCTGGGTCGCTGCGACGCTGTACCAGACCATGATCGAGCTCCACGAGAGGTTCTTCGGTGCCCTGGAGCCCGCGACGGCCGACGCCGTCTACCGGGACTTCACCCGGCTCGGCCTGAACCTTCAAGTGCGCTCGTCGCAGTGGCCGGCCTCCCGGGCCGCGTTCGACGAGTACTGGCACTCGATGATCGGCCGCTTGACCGTGACCGAGGAGGCGCGCGCCATCGCCGCGGAGCTCCTCCGGCCGACGAGGCTGCCGGTGTGGCTGCGGGCGGTGTTCCCTCAGGTACGGCTCGTCACGGCCGGTCTATTGCCCGACAGTGTGCGCGAGCAGTACGGAATCCCCTGGGACGACGACCGCCGTCGGCGGTTCGAACGCTGGATGCATTGGGCGGTTCTCGTGTACCGGCGGCTTCCGAAAGCCGCTCGAACCGCTCCCCGGGAGCTCTACCTGCGTCGGATGCGGAGAGCCCTGCGCGAGAAGGCCCTAAGCCGAACGACGGTTTGA
- a CDS encoding cell division protein PerM — MSPRTVALLAALEALIVAAIGLGICLVPLTILWAAQYHLAGDFTVVWRSAADIWLVGHGVNLTVGLDPQTVAELGLPAAAVPFQVTIALLGFAVLTAGLGARTGIRAAETGFRVTGAVSAVVVFALLSLVVTLSAGSAVVQPSLWQGVVLPPFVYALGIGVGLIGATLRAAAPLERNGGPAGSSIPSREETGRPVTGGTLLAPVRLRAEGLARLRSIPGPVRVGVAAALRAGTAATAIVVGASALVLALLIFGNYGSIISLYEQLQTGVVGGIALTVAQLAFLPNLVVWIASWLVGPGFAIGTGSSVSPIGTALGPVPGVPLLAVVPAHGYSFGLAGLVVPLLAGFAAATLLRFRRGPLDALGLPTLLLTALGIGVVAGVELGLLAWWSSGALGPGRLHDVGPNPWLVAGLAAVEVGVAAVIGLVVGERVRR; from the coding sequence ATGAGTCCCAGAACCGTCGCCCTCCTCGCAGCGCTCGAGGCGCTGATCGTCGCCGCGATCGGACTCGGCATCTGCCTCGTCCCGCTGACGATCCTGTGGGCGGCGCAGTACCATCTGGCCGGCGATTTCACCGTCGTCTGGCGGTCCGCCGCCGACATCTGGCTGGTCGGTCACGGCGTGAACCTCACCGTGGGCCTCGACCCGCAGACGGTCGCCGAACTGGGACTCCCGGCCGCCGCCGTGCCGTTCCAGGTCACGATCGCCCTCCTCGGGTTCGCCGTGCTGACCGCCGGGCTCGGAGCGCGCACCGGCATCCGGGCGGCGGAGACCGGCTTCCGGGTGACCGGCGCGGTCAGCGCGGTCGTCGTCTTCGCCCTCCTCTCGCTCGTCGTCACCCTGAGCGCCGGAAGCGCCGTGGTCCAACCGTCGTTGTGGCAAGGGGTGGTGCTGCCGCCGTTCGTCTACGCGCTGGGGATCGGGGTCGGGCTGATCGGCGCGACGCTGCGCGCGGCCGCCCCGCTGGAGCGGAACGGGGGGCCGGCCGGATCGTCGATCCCATCGCGGGAGGAGACAGGGCGTCCGGTCACGGGGGGCACCCTCCTGGCCCCCGTCCGGCTCCGCGCGGAGGGGCTCGCGCGCCTCCGCTCCATACCCGGGCCCGTTCGCGTCGGGGTCGCGGCGGCTCTCCGAGCCGGAACCGCTGCGACCGCGATCGTCGTGGGAGCGTCCGCGCTCGTGCTCGCCCTCTTGATCTTCGGCAATTACGGCTCCATCATCAGCCTGTACGAGCAGCTGCAGACCGGCGTCGTCGGCGGCATCGCGCTGACCGTGGCGCAGCTGGCCTTCCTGCCGAACCTCGTGGTGTGGATCGCCTCGTGGCTCGTCGGGCCCGGTTTCGCGATCGGCACGGGCTCCTCGGTCAGCCCGATCGGAACGGCGCTCGGCCCCGTGCCCGGCGTCCCGCTGCTTGCCGTCGTGCCCGCGCACGGCTACTCGTTCGGTCTCGCCGGGCTGGTGGTGCCCCTCCTGGCGGGGTTCGCGGCCGCGACGCTGCTGCGGTTCCGCCGCGGCCCCCTGGATGCCCTCGGCCTGCCGACACTCCTGCTCACGGCCCTCGGCATCGGCGTCGTCGCGGGCGTCGAGCTCGGCCTCCTCGCGTGGTGGTCGTCCGGCGCGCTCGGCCCGGGCAGGCTGCACGACGTCGGCCCGAATCCGTGGCTCGTGGCCGGGCTCGCGGCCGTCGAGGTGGGCGTCGCGGCCGTCATCGGGCTCGTGGTGGGCGAGCGCGTGCGCCGCTGA
- a CDS encoding glycerophosphodiester phosphodiesterase family protein, with protein MRARPRPLVIGHRGAPGYRPEHTAASYELAFALEADAVEPDIVATKDGVLVLRHENEISGTTDVATRPEFAGRRTTKEVDGVALTGWFTEDFTWAELSTLRARERLPKLRQASSTFDDRYPLLRLRDLFELVDRASEDHGRELGMVAELKHATYHESVGLPLDELFTAELAEAGWTDRRGLVAESFELTVLRQLSDRDFRGKRVYLIEQEGAPADRVARDGSSAATYASDLSLRGLYALGPAARTAREHVDGISVDTHLILASGSVSVALFDEGGGDVGAVTSDLVDLAHSAGLSVYCWTLRPENGMLPPEFRGPGGEPEWGQWRRYFAILLHSGVDGVFADHPDLATAVRDGR; from the coding sequence ATGCGCGCTCGCCCTCGTCCGCTGGTCATCGGCCACCGGGGCGCGCCCGGGTACCGCCCGGAGCACACGGCCGCCTCCTACGAGCTCGCCTTCGCCCTGGAGGCCGATGCCGTCGAGCCCGACATCGTGGCGACGAAGGACGGCGTGCTCGTCCTGCGCCACGAGAACGAGATCTCCGGGACCACGGACGTCGCGACCCGGCCCGAGTTCGCCGGCCGGCGCACCACGAAGGAGGTCGACGGCGTCGCGCTGACCGGATGGTTCACGGAGGACTTCACCTGGGCCGAGCTCTCGACCCTGCGCGCCCGCGAGCGGCTCCCGAAGCTCCGGCAGGCGAGCTCGACGTTCGACGACCGCTATCCGCTGCTGCGCCTCCGCGACCTGTTCGAACTAGTCGATCGCGCCTCCGAGGACCACGGCCGGGAGCTCGGCATGGTCGCGGAGCTCAAGCACGCCACCTATCACGAGTCGGTCGGGCTCCCGCTCGACGAGCTGTTCACCGCGGAGCTCGCCGAGGCGGGCTGGACCGACCGGCGCGGCCTCGTCGCCGAGAGCTTCGAGCTCACCGTGCTCCGGCAGCTGAGCGACCGCGACTTCCGCGGGAAGCGCGTCTACCTCATCGAGCAGGAGGGAGCGCCGGCGGATCGCGTTGCGCGGGACGGCTCCTCCGCGGCCACCTACGCGTCCGATCTCAGCCTCCGCGGGCTCTACGCGCTCGGTCCGGCGGCTCGCACCGCCCGCGAACACGTCGACGGCATCAGCGTCGACACCCACCTGATCCTCGCGTCGGGCTCCGTCTCGGTCGCGCTGTTCGACGAGGGCGGCGGCGACGTCGGCGCGGTCACCTCCGACCTGGTAGACCTGGCGCACTCCGCCGGCCTGTCCGTGTACTGCTGGACCCTCCGCCCGGAGAACGGCATGCTCCCCCCGGAGTTCCGGGGACCGGGCGGAGAGCCGGAGTGGGGCCAGTGGAGGCGGTACTTCGCCATCCTGCTGCACTCCGGCGTCGACGGCGTCTTCGCCGACCATCCCGACCTCGCGACGGCAGTGCGCGACGGCCGCTGA
- the sucD gene encoding succinate--CoA ligase subunit alpha, producing MSIFLNKDSKVIVQGITGGEGTKHTALMLKAGTQVVGGVNARKAGTTVTHGDVELPVFGSVVEAIEKTGADVSIIFVPPAFAKDAMVEAIDAEIPLLVVITEGIPVQDSAEAWAYAKEKGNKTRIIGPNCPGIITPGESLVGITPATITGKGPIGLVSKSGTLTYQMMYELRDLGFSTAIGIGGDPIIGTTHIDALAAFEADPETKAIVMIGEIGGDAEERAADFIKANVTKPVVGYVAGFTAPEGKTMGHAGAIVSGSAGTAQAKKEALEAAGVKVGKTPSETAALLREVYAAL from the coding sequence ATGTCTATCTTCCTCAACAAGGACTCCAAGGTCATCGTCCAGGGCATCACCGGCGGCGAGGGCACCAAGCACACCGCGCTGATGCTGAAGGCGGGCACGCAGGTCGTCGGCGGCGTGAACGCCCGCAAGGCCGGCACCACCGTCACCCACGGCGACGTCGAGCTCCCCGTGTTCGGCTCCGTCGTCGAGGCGATCGAGAAGACCGGCGCCGACGTGTCGATCATCTTCGTGCCGCCCGCGTTCGCGAAGGACGCGATGGTGGAGGCGATCGACGCCGAGATCCCGCTCCTCGTCGTCATCACGGAGGGCATCCCCGTCCAGGACTCGGCCGAGGCGTGGGCCTACGCCAAGGAGAAGGGCAACAAGACCCGGATCATCGGTCCGAACTGCCCGGGCATCATCACCCCCGGCGAGTCCCTCGTCGGCATCACGCCGGCGACGATCACCGGCAAGGGCCCGATCGGCCTCGTCTCCAAGTCCGGCACGCTGACGTACCAGATGATGTACGAGCTGCGCGACCTGGGCTTCTCGACCGCCATCGGCATCGGTGGCGACCCGATCATCGGCACCACGCACATCGACGCGCTCGCCGCGTTCGAGGCCGACCCCGAGACCAAGGCGATCGTCATGATCGGCGAGATCGGCGGCGACGCGGAGGAGCGCGCGGCCGACTTCATCAAGGCCAACGTGACGAAGCCGGTCGTCGGCTACGTCGCGGGCTTCACGGCTCCCGAGGGGAAGACCATGGGGCACGCGGGCGCGATCGTGTCCGGCTCCGCGGGGACCGCCCAGGCGAAGAAGGAGGCGCTCGAGGCCGCCGGCGTCAAGGTCGGCAAGACGCCGTCCGAGACCGCGGCGCTCCTGCGCGAGGTGTACGCGGCGCTCTGA
- a CDS encoding ATP-dependent helicase: MTSLPDAPTGAATAPSSVPIILDGWQGDEPAAGRSGGGPGGSSSGRGGYRGPSERLFAGLNPQQREAAEYRGQALLIVAGAGSGKTSVLTRRIAGLIESREAWPSEILAITFTNKAANEMRERVEQLLGGKAQGMWISTFHSACVRILRREAETIGKTASFTIYDSGDTRALLKRIIKELDADTLGFTVGGAAGRISKLKNELTDIEAYARSANLSDPQEVMFLEIFRQYTRELRRANAFDFDDLIAETVYLFRAFPRVAALYQTRFRHILVDEYQDTNHAQYALIRELTMPVAPAVADELESRGRNIGGLRDAAGLVPSASLTVVGDSDQSIYAFRGADIRNIVEFERDFPGAKVVLLEQNYRSTQNILSAANAVIANNFDRKDKKLWTAVGDGEKIVGYTGYSGHDEAQFVADEIEKLHSAGMDYKDIAVFYRTNAQTRALEEIFIRSALPYKVMGGTKFYERAEIKDAMAYLISVANPDDLLALRRILNTPKRGIGPATETQLASYAEDNGMTFRDAMRDAGSLGLGPKVTAAILQLSGLLDEAAAKADPANPAGASSVADVLTFLLDGSGLLDVLRNSRDPQDEARAENVDELVAVTREFARNNPDGTLVDFLTEVSLVAAADEIDDSSGAVSLMTLHTAKGLEYDAVFLTGIEEDLLPHRMSANEPGGPAEERRLFYVGITRAKKRLFLSLAMTRAQFGETAVAMPSRYLQEIPADLIDWRQSPGAANGRGGSQSRALNARRPGLGAGDSGRWNDSFRAGGFSKPERPKAEWPNRVTGQVRDNGDLELAAGDRIRHADFGDGRVTTVTGEGAKRVAHVQFEKVGAKKLLIKIAPIEKL, from the coding sequence ATGACGAGCCTCCCCGATGCCCCCACCGGCGCTGCCACGGCGCCCTCCTCCGTTCCGATCATCCTCGACGGGTGGCAGGGCGACGAGCCCGCAGCCGGGCGATCGGGGGGCGGTCCGGGCGGTTCCTCCTCCGGGCGCGGCGGGTACCGCGGGCCGAGCGAGCGCCTGTTCGCCGGACTCAACCCGCAGCAGCGCGAGGCCGCCGAGTACCGCGGGCAGGCCCTCCTCATCGTCGCGGGGGCGGGCTCCGGCAAGACGAGCGTGCTCACGCGACGTATCGCCGGGCTGATCGAGAGCCGGGAGGCGTGGCCGAGCGAGATCCTGGCGATCACGTTCACCAACAAGGCCGCCAACGAGATGCGCGAGCGCGTCGAGCAGCTGCTCGGAGGCAAGGCGCAGGGCATGTGGATCTCCACCTTCCACTCGGCGTGCGTCCGCATCCTGCGGCGCGAGGCCGAGACGATCGGCAAGACGGCGAGCTTCACCATCTACGACTCGGGCGACACGCGGGCCCTCCTCAAGCGGATCATCAAGGAGCTCGACGCCGACACGCTCGGTTTCACGGTGGGAGGCGCGGCGGGCCGGATCTCGAAGCTCAAGAATGAGCTTACCGACATCGAGGCCTACGCCCGCTCGGCGAACCTCAGCGACCCGCAAGAGGTGATGTTCCTCGAGATCTTCCGGCAGTACACCCGCGAGCTGCGGCGGGCCAACGCCTTCGACTTCGACGACCTCATCGCCGAGACGGTCTATCTCTTCCGGGCCTTCCCGCGGGTCGCCGCCCTGTACCAGACGCGGTTCCGGCACATCCTGGTCGACGAGTACCAGGACACCAACCATGCGCAGTACGCCCTCATCCGTGAGCTCACGATGCCGGTCGCGCCCGCGGTCGCCGACGAGCTGGAGTCGCGGGGGCGGAACATCGGGGGGCTCCGCGACGCTGCGGGCCTGGTGCCGAGCGCCTCCCTCACCGTCGTCGGCGACTCGGACCAGTCGATCTACGCCTTCCGCGGCGCCGACATCCGCAACATCGTCGAGTTCGAGCGCGACTTCCCCGGGGCGAAGGTGGTGCTGCTCGAGCAGAACTACCGCTCCACGCAGAACATCCTGAGCGCGGCAAACGCCGTCATCGCGAACAACTTCGATCGCAAGGACAAGAAGCTCTGGACCGCCGTGGGCGACGGGGAGAAGATCGTCGGCTACACGGGCTACTCCGGGCACGACGAGGCCCAGTTCGTGGCCGACGAGATCGAGAAGCTCCACTCGGCCGGCATGGACTACAAGGACATCGCGGTCTTCTACCGGACGAACGCTCAGACGCGTGCGCTGGAGGAGATCTTCATCCGGTCCGCCCTGCCGTACAAGGTCATGGGCGGCACCAAGTTCTACGAACGGGCCGAGATCAAAGACGCCATGGCGTATCTCATCTCGGTGGCCAACCCCGACGATCTCCTGGCTCTCCGGCGGATCCTCAACACGCCGAAGCGGGGCATCGGCCCCGCCACCGAGACGCAGCTCGCCAGCTACGCCGAAGACAACGGCATGACCTTCCGTGACGCGATGCGCGACGCCGGTTCGCTCGGTCTCGGGCCGAAGGTGACCGCGGCGATCCTCCAGCTCTCCGGCCTCCTCGACGAGGCCGCCGCCAAGGCCGATCCCGCGAATCCGGCGGGGGCGTCCTCGGTGGCCGACGTGCTGACCTTCCTTCTCGACGGCAGCGGGCTGCTAGACGTGCTGCGCAACAGCCGCGACCCGCAGGACGAGGCCCGTGCCGAGAACGTCGACGAGCTCGTGGCCGTGACCCGGGAGTTCGCGCGCAACAATCCCGACGGCACGCTCGTCGACTTCCTGACCGAGGTGTCGCTCGTCGCGGCAGCGGACGAGATCGACGACTCGAGCGGTGCGGTGTCGCTCATGACCCTGCACACGGCGAAGGGGCTCGAGTACGACGCCGTCTTCCTCACGGGCATCGAGGAGGACCTCCTCCCGCACCGCATGTCGGCGAACGAACCCGGTGGCCCGGCGGAGGAGCGGCGCCTCTTCTACGTCGGCATCACCCGGGCGAAGAAGCGGCTGTTCCTCTCGCTGGCCATGACCAGGGCCCAGTTCGGCGAGACGGCGGTGGCCATGCCCAGCCGGTACCTTCAGGAGATCCCGGCCGATCTCATCGACTGGCGCCAGTCGCCGGGCGCGGCCAACGGCCGCGGCGGGAGCCAGTCCCGGGCGCTCAACGCGCGACGCCCGGGCCTCGGTGCGGGCGACTCCGGACGCTGGAACGACAGCTTCCGCGCCGGCGGGTTCTCGAAACCGGAACGGCCGAAGGCCGAGTGGCCCAACCGGGTCACGGGTCAGGTGCGCGACAACGGAGATCTGGAGCTCGCGGCCGGAGACCGGATCCGTCACGCCGATTTCGGAGACGGCCGAGTGACCACCGTCACCGGCGAGGGCGCCAAGCGCGTCGCGCACGTCCAGTTCGAGAAGGTGGGCGCGAAGAAGCTCCTCATCAAGATCGCCCCGATCGAAAAGCTGTGA